The Tautonia plasticadhaerens nucleotide sequence GGGATCCGGGAAATGATTTGTTGCGTGATGGCAATCGGTCGTTGACTGTGTCGCGATGATCGGGACAATGTCGAGTGTCGGGGGAGGGCCGGGCGGCCCGGAGGGATCGAGTCGACGCTGGGGGTATCGGTGGACCGGGGCGGGGGGCGAGCCGTGGCCGATTCGAGCAGTTCCGAGGCGCGATCGGGGGCCGGGCAGTCGGGGGGGAGCCCCAGGGACCTCCTGCCGATGCTGGAGGAACTGGGGCTCGTCCGGGAGGCAGAGGCGGCCGCCGTGCTCGACGCGATCACGGTCGAGGGGGGCGAGCACTCGGTCGACCGGTTCGCCCGTCGGCTGGCCGGCGAGGGGCTGCTGACGCCCTTCCAGGCGGGGGTGATCGCCCGAGGCAGGGGAGCCGACCTGAGGGTCGGCAACCACGTGCTCGAGCGGCCGATCGGCTCGGGGGGCATGGGGAAGGTCTACCTGGCCCGGCACCGGACCCTCCGCCGGGAGGCGGCGATCAAGGTGGTCGACTCCTCCTTCGCCCGGGAACCGAAGGTGGTCCGGCGGTTCCGGCTGGAGGTCGAGGCGATGGCCCGGCTCGACCACCCGAACCTCGTGCACGCCTTCGACGCCGGGGAGGTCCGGGGCAGGCCCTACATGATCATGGAGTACGTCGACGGGCCGGATCTCGGTCGGTTGATCCGGGAAGAGGGACCTCTGCCCATCCCCCGGGCCGTCGACGCGGTCATCCAGGCCGCCCGGGGGCTGAAGGCGGCCCACGACCGGGGGATCGTCCACCGGGACGTGAAGCCGCACAACCTGCTGATCTCGAAGGATGGCACGGTCAAGGTCTCCGACCTCGGCCTGGCCCGCCTCGTCGCCGACGTCGGGGGAGGGGGCGAGCCCGACGGCGAGGACCTCCAGCTGACCCGGTTCGGCGCGATGATCGGCACGGTCCACTTCATGTCCCCCGAGCAGGCCAGGAACTCCAGGTACGCCGACGAGCGGTCGGACGTCTACTCCCTGGGGTGCACGCTGTACAGCCTGCTGACGGGCAAGATGCCCTTCCGGGGAGGCGCCGCGATCGACGTGGTCCTGGCCCACCGGACCGAGCCCGTGCCGTCGTCGAAGGCGATCCGCCCCGAGGTCTCGGCGGAGCTGGACGCGATCTGCCGGGGGATGATGGCCAAGGAACCGGGTGACAGGCCCCGGTCGATGGCCGAGGTGATCGAGACGCTGGGGTCCTGCTCGACGGAGGCCGATCCCGACGAAGGGGGAGATCCCCTGGCCGGGCTGGTACTCGATGTCGGGACCGGCCTGAAGGTGAGGGAAGAGGCCCCGGGGCGGGGCGGCGTCGCGTGGTGGTCGCGTCCGGCCGTGCTGGGGACCGGGGCGGCCTCGGCCGTCCTGGTGCTGGTGATGGCGGTGATGCGGCCCCGGTCCCGGGAGGATGACAGCGCGCCGCCGTCCCGCCCCGAGGCGTCGGGCCCGGTGAGCTGGATCACCGAACCGTCCCCCGAGCTTGAGCCCGAGCCGGAGCCCGGATTGGATCCGGTGCAGGTCCCGGTCCCGGAGCCCGAATCGAGGCCGATGCCCGGCTCCCCGGTCGACGCGGTCGATTCCCTTCCCGAGTTGACCTCGCCGGAGGTCGATCTGCTCGCCGAGGTCGGCCCTCCCGGCGAGCGACACGCCTTCGAGGGCCACCGGGGGGACCTGAGGGCCCTGGCGGTCTCTCCCGACGGCACGATGGCACTGACCGGCGCCAGTGACGGCACGGCGAGGCTCTGGGACCTGTCTGCCGGCTCGATGACCCTCGGCTTCCAGGTCGGGCCGATCGTCGACGCCGTGGCGATTTCCCCGGACGGCCGACTCGCCATGGTCGGCACC carries:
- a CDS encoding WD40 repeat domain-containing serine/threonine protein kinase; translated protein: MLEELGLVREAEAAAVLDAITVEGGEHSVDRFARRLAGEGLLTPFQAGVIARGRGADLRVGNHVLERPIGSGGMGKVYLARHRTLRREAAIKVVDSSFAREPKVVRRFRLEVEAMARLDHPNLVHAFDAGEVRGRPYMIMEYVDGPDLGRLIREEGPLPIPRAVDAVIQAARGLKAAHDRGIVHRDVKPHNLLISKDGTVKVSDLGLARLVADVGGGGEPDGEDLQLTRFGAMIGTVHFMSPEQARNSRYADERSDVYSLGCTLYSLLTGKMPFRGGAAIDVVLAHRTEPVPSSKAIRPEVSAELDAICRGMMAKEPGDRPRSMAEVIETLGSCSTEADPDEGGDPLAGLVLDVGTGLKVREEAPGRGGVAWWSRPAVLGTGAASAVLVLVMAVMRPRSREDDSAPPSRPEASGPVSWITEPSPELEPEPEPGLDPVQVPVPEPESRPMPGSPVDAVDSLPELTSPEVDLLAEVGPPGERHAFEGHRGDLRALAVSPDGTMALTGASDGTARLWDLSAGSMTLGFQVGPIVDAVAISPDGRLAMVGTSTGQAYLVDLERLRSLPPSAGASTAMEDLIALPGHQGAVNGLAFSPDGKSAITCGADGTVRLWDPGTGTPIDRLEGLGDAGVWCALPSPEGRWLLTLGGDGRARLREQSSGSIAAGPLWSPEGARAAAFGPDGTSAIVGGIDGKLRLWDLRTDRLRWRVDSGQGRVLGVAYSGDGRSVSSVGERDVVLRDSNSGAERHRFELDQESRAVAFVPGKDFAVSAGADGLLRLWALPPADGDDGEDGAVPRPIGSGRVVRAPGPGACSILDGADDRAFARWLADCREKNLIPRDLDAFDSDGIALFGGVAEPNLAGLRWQCEVIRGEQELELRVQELEALRLELAAFDACMDGPDPVGVCLFVPGAGGPSPSWSIGVVADDAVVASFLDERRAARHRPSRVASYVVRGARRLAIQSVPDDGAPWALHHDLPADRLAEVLANARRQGLRPVSVEADATGGSIRYALLLVGGLPAPPFVFDPAVDELAWHDLRDRRLSAGARPESISTVRNDGRERSFALWKRP